The DNA region GAATATTCCCCCAAAGGCGATCGTATCATCCCCAGGAGTAGCGTTGGCTAAGTTAATTGCCTCCCGGAGTGTTGTGATGCCGTTATTGCGATCGCCATCATCTGTGTCCCCAGTATTATTTACCGTGAATGTCGCTAGTACCCCTGCATAAGTCTGGCGGGTCGTTTCTGCAAATGCTAAACTCGCTTCCATATCAGTGGTGCGGACTTCTAACTTCCAGTTACCACCTAATGCTGTATTGCCAATTCGCCCACGAGAAGCGGCAATATTTGCTTTAGTGAGTTGGTGCAGTTTGTCTACAAATTCTGTCCCTGCATCACCCAAAGCCACATTGCAACCATAGATGAGTAAGTTCCAAAGGTTATTACTCTTGCCAATTGAAAATATCTTTTGCCATAGTTGCAGTTGCTGGCTGTATTTGTCTAGGGTATCCAGTCCTAAATGGGTGTTGCCCAATTGTAAGCAACCTGGGGCACCGTGGCACACGATATGAATATTAGTCAAATTCGGGCGATGTCTAGCGACAAGCCGCTGCGCGTCTACGCAACTTGCTAGAATTTCTGTAATTTGTTCAACACCGTTTTGTGTAGAGTCAAGCACGAACACTTCGGCATTATCAACCACGCCATTTACTAAATCGCTATAGTCTTCAACCGCCATGTCGATGAAGACTAAACTATGGGTATAGGAGGTAGAAGTTGCAGGATTTACTTGGAAGTGTGAGGTATGTAGTGTTGCCATTTTTTTACTTCTAGTTCAGGTAATGAGGGAAACTCAAACGAGTGCATCTCATTTTGGTAGATGATACATACTTAACTTCAAACAGAATTTGCTGCTTTTCGGATTTTTTAAAATATTTGGTTCTTCAGTATTTGTGATGCGAATTCCAGCAGATTTCAAGTTGTTGAGGTACACGAGCTAAGTCTGTCATCCAAGTAGAAAGCGTGTTTTATCCCATTACACAAAATTATGGATCTAAATTACTATTCTTGCTCCCCCTGCTTCCCCTGCTTGCCATATCCAGATATCAAATCATTAAATTGCCCGAATCAATGACCATCTTTTTTAATTGTCTCAAGATATATTCTTGTGTTTTTTTGGTCTTCATATCGGTCAATAGATGGAGTATGTAATTGCTAGAATTGTGATGAACTTTGATACACCTTATAAATGTTTGAGGTTTTCCATAATTTATTTAATTCCTGCGATGCCGCTTTTGTTAGCTTAATTCCTATTGTTATGAAAACTCCGGCGTCTGCGGCCATTTTCCAACAAGGGTTTTTGCAACGGTACGACCTCAGCTTCGCTACTCTCGCGTGCTACCCGAATCAGCAACCCAGCAGCTATTAAGCTAGCAATCATGGAATTACCACCGTAACTAAACATGGGCAAAGGTAAGCCAGTAGTAGGTAGAGAACCTGTAGCAACACCAATGTGAAGCAATGATTGTCCTACCATCAAAATCGTCACGCCGATCGCCACCAATCGATGTACTGTATTTTTAGCCTTCAGCGCCACGATTAATCCAAGAGTGGCGAATGTAGCTAAAAGTGCCAACAATACCATACTGCCAACAAAGCCAAACTCTTCAGCGAACACCGCAAAAATAAAATCAGTATCCTGAATGGGTAAATAAAACAGCTTTTGTTGAGAAAGCCCAAATCCAGCTCCCCAAGTTTTACCAGAACCCACAGCTAGTAAACTTTGCACCAACTGGTAGCCATCTCCTGTCGCATCTGCCCACGGGTCGAGGAATGACATCACCCGCTTACGCTGATACTCTTTGATGCTAATACTCAGTAGTGCCAACATCACTCCGCCAATTGCTGTTCCTCCCAGGTACTTGTAAGGTAAGCCAGCTGCTAAAGCAATTAGCCAAATAGTCATACCGCAAAGTGCTGTTGTACTCAAGTTAGGTTGAGCAAGAATTCCTAAAAGTACCAGACCGAAAATACCCAACCAAGCCAAGCGAACCCGCCAACTGATTCGTTCCCACTGACCAAAAAGCCGCGCACTTTGCAGCACCAAAAAAGGTTTAATTAATTCTGAGGGTTGAATCGGAATAGGCCCGATCGCAATCCAACGCGCTGCATCAAAAGCCTTTTTTCCTAATCCTGGGATTAATGTAATAAA from Nostoc commune NIES-4072 includes:
- a CDS encoding FtsW/RodA/SpoVE family cell cycle protein; translated protein: MNLRRLIPIFDSSVSNWALEARLLRWLTLIWLFVGLIMLFSASYPVADARHEDGLYYFKRQLLWVLVSLIGFNIIVNSPLQKILRVSHWFLLVFLTLIFITLIPGLGKKAFDAARWIAIGPIPIQPSELIKPFLVLQSARLFGQWERISWRVRLAWLGIFGLVLLGILAQPNLSTTALCGMTIWLIALAAGLPYKYLGGTAIGGVMLALLSISIKEYQRKRVMSFLDPWADATGDGYQLVQSLLAVGSGKTWGAGFGLSQQKLFYLPIQDTDFIFAVFAEEFGFVGSMVLLALLATFATLGLIVALKAKNTVHRLVAIGVTILMVGQSLLHIGVATGSLPTTGLPLPMFSYGGNSMIASLIAAGLLIRVARESSEAEVVPLQKPLLENGRRRRSFHNNRN